From a single Candoia aspera isolate rCanAsp1 chromosome 2, rCanAsp1.hap2, whole genome shotgun sequence genomic region:
- the SH3BP5L gene encoding SH3 domain-binding protein 5-like, with protein MEDSDQRLVLGMNMGDGRQTPPGQLRTPSEDSEEQRVLGPEAMCDGGGDAKKKENEEEEEEEEEELDPRIQEELEHLNQANEEINRVELQLDEARTTYRRILSESARKLNAQGSQLGNCIEKARPYYEARRLAREAQQETQKAALRYERAVSMHNAAREMVFVAEQGVMADKNRLDPTWQEMLNHATAKVNEAEEERLRSEREHQRVTQLCQQAEAKVQSLQKSLKRAILKSKPYFELKAQFNQILEEHKARVTSLEQQVAQAKMRYSVALRNLEQISEQIHARRLQRLVGRRTSPVGAEASPALLYGGMVLPPEPVASADTLSVLSFQTIASDLQKFDSVEHLLGLSDAASLNSDELEEREQRRMAQPHPFKHHRSISL; from the exons ATGGAGGACTCTGACCAGCGATTGGTGCTGGGCATGAACATGGGGGATGGGCGGCAGACACCGCCCGGGCAGCTGCGAACGCCCTCTGAAGACAGCGAGGAGCAGCGGGTGCTTGGGCCGGAAGCCATGTGTGATGGTGGTGGCGAtgccaagaaaaaagaaaatgaggaggaagaggaagaggaggaggaagagcttgACCCTCGCATTCAG gAAGAGCTGGAACACCTCAATCAAGCCAACGAAGAGATCAACCGAGTGGAACTGCAGCTGGAT GAAGCCCGCACCACGTACCGGAGGATCTTGTCCGAATCTGCCAGGAAGCTTAATGCCCAGGGCTCCCAGCTGGGAAACTGCATTGAGAAAGCACGCCCTTACTACGAAGCCAGGCGCTTGGCCAGGGAG GCCCAGCAGGAGACCCAGAAGGCTGCCCTGCGGTATGAACGAGCAGTTAGCATGCACAACGCAGCCCGGGAAATGGTTTTCGTGGCTGAGCAGGGAGTCATGGCAGACAAGAACAGGCTGGATCCCACCTGGCAGGAGATGCTGAACCATGCCACCGCCAAG GTGAACGAGGCTGAGGAAGAGCGGCTGCGCAGCGAACGGGAGCACCAGCGTGTTACCCAGCTCTGCCAGCAGGCCGAGGCAAAGGTGCAGTCCCTCCAGAAGTCCTTGAAGCGAGCTATCCTGAAGAGCAAGCCCTACTTTGAGTTAAAGGCTCAGTTCAACCAGATCCTGGAG GAGCACAAGGCCAGGGTCACTTCCCTGGAGCAGCAGGTTGCCCAGGCGAAGATGCGCTATTCCGTGGCCCTGCGCAACCTGGAGCAGATCAGTGAGCAAATCCACGCCCGGCGGCTCCAGCGCCTGGTAGGACGGCGCACTTCCCCGGTCGGTGCTGAAGCCAGCCCAGCACTGCTGTATGGCGGGATGGTGCTACCTCCGGAGCCCGTGGCCTCGGCCGACACGCTCTCAGTCCTCAGCTTCCAGACCATCGCCTCTGACCTGCAGAAGTTTGACTCAGTTGAGCACCTGCTCGGCCTGTCTGATGCGGCCAGTCTCAACAGCGATGAGCTGGAGGAAAGGGAGCAGCGGCGCATGGCCCAGCCCCACCCCTTCAAGCACCACCGCAGCATCAGCCTCTGA